Proteins encoded together in one Bombus pascuorum chromosome 16, iyBomPasc1.1, whole genome shotgun sequence window:
- the LOC132915172 gene encoding phospholipase B1, membrane-associated-like codes for MDKLRLYLLLQLCVLTASQKTILDSPINLYYYRQVRNWLFQSTGANNHGEGSLSQSVRNESKLQIQVPSDVPFPCNVTGGRSPKVPESVHRLRPGDIDVIAAMGDSLTAGAGIFATSLLEVLVENRGASASIGGEGTWRTYLTLPNIFKEFNPKLMGYALGDSPTTRSASQLNVAEVGAVSRDMPFMAKHLVNKMRNDPRIDIKRHWKLISLFIGHNDFCTDICGLPSPWSILDNHKTDLVNTLTILRDNLPRTFVTVHIMPHLKEFVAARQGRKSLKCYITTTFECSCLFALQFRNKRQEYYKIMERWQELEEEIANYPEFHRNDFTVITLPTLKHAKIPLAKDGFTDLSYFSTDCFHLSQKSNAILANNLWNNLLEPVGNKSSVWTPLYERFLCPTSERPFLMTRENSHKFF; via the exons ATGGACAAGCTTCGTTTGTATCTTTTGTTACAATTATGCGTGCTGACGGCGTCTCAAAAGACGATTTTAGATTCGccaataaatttgtattattatcgGCAAGTTCGTAACTGGCTTTTCCAAAGTACCG GAGCAAATAATCACGGTGAGGGATCACTCTCACAATCAGTGCGAAATGAAAGCAAACTTCAAATACAGGTTCCATCAGACGTTCCATTTCCTTGCAACGTTACAG GTGGTAGGTCTCCAAAAGTTCCCGAGTCGGTTCATCGTTTGAGACCAGGTGACATAGATGTTATTGCCGCGATGGGCGATTCTTTGACAGCCGGTGCTGGAATTTTTGCAACTAGTTTATTGGAGGTGCTCGTTGAAAATAGAGGCGCGTCAGCGAGCATTGGTGGTGAAGGAACTTGGCGAACATACTTGACGCTTcccaatatttttaaa GAATTTAACCCCAAATTAATGGGCTATGCACTTGGAGATTCTCCGACTACTCGATCAGCTTCGCAGTTGAACGTCGCTGAGGTCGGTGCAGTGTCCAGAGATATGCCATTTATGGCCAAACATCTAGTCAACAAAATGAGAAATGATCCGAGGATAGATATAAAGAGACATTGGAAG TTGATCTCTTTATTCATCGGGCACAATGATTTTTGTACCGATATATGTGGACTTCCTTCTCCGTGGTCTATTTTGGATAATCACAAAACTGATTTAGTTAATACTCTTACGATATTAAGAGATAATTTACCCAGGACTTTTGTCACTGTTCATATAATGCCTCACTTAAAGGAATTCGTTGCTGCACGTCAAGGAAGAAAGTCTttgaaatgttatataacCACTACCTTTGAATGTTCATGTTTATTCGCTTTGCaattcagaaataaaagacaagagtattataaaataatggaGAG GTGGCAAGAGTTGGAAGAAGAAATCGCCAATTATCCagaatttcatagaaatgaCTTCACTGTTATAACTTTACCAACGCTTAAACACGCGAAGATACCGCTTGCCAAGGATGGATTCACcgatttatcgtatttttctacTGATTGCTTTCACCTAAGCCAAAAATCTAATGCAATAT TGGCAAATAATCTGTGGAACAATTTGTTAGAACCAGTTGGCAACAAATCTTCTGTTTGGACTCCATTATATGAAAGATTTTTGTGTCCTACTTCGGAAAGACCATTCTTGATGACACGTGAAAACTCGCACAAGTTTTTCTAA